The window GCCCGTCGGTCATCGGCGATCGTGCTCGAATCGCCGCCGACGCGTTCATCGAGCGTTCGATCCTGTGGGACGACGTCGTGGTCGGTGAGGGCGCGCATCTCGACTACGCAATCATCGGCAACAGCTATCAGATCGCGCGCGGCGCCAAAGTCAACGGCGTCATCATCGCGAACGGCGAGCGCGTCGCGGGCTAAGCTCTAGCCGGATCGTTCCGCCGCAACAACGAGGAGCATGCTCGACATGCTGCTCGGTTTGGTCTTTCCGCGCACCTGTATCGGATGCGATCGAGACGATGTGCTCCTGTGCTCGCAGTGCGCCCGGAGTGACGAGAATGCCCACACGAGCGTGCTTGCGGGCTTGCTCGTTCGTTCATGCGTCCCGTACGCCGGCGCCGTGCGTGATGCAATCACCGGCTTCAAGCACGGACGCCGCGCGTTTGCACGCGATCTAGCCGCGATTCTGATCCCGTTCGTCGACGCGGACATGACCTTGATTCCTGTCCCGACCACGCGGCGGCGACGCGCAGAGCGCGGTTTCGATCAGACCGTCGTGCTCGCGCGCGTCTTGCACCGCGAGTGCGGAGTCGGCGTATCAGAATTGCTCGGACGGCGGGGTGCCGGCGCGCAGCAAGGGCGCTCGCGCGCGGAGCGTCTTGCCGCGACCGGGCGGTTTTTCGTGCGCCCGAAACGGGCTGCATCCCGGGGCAGATTTGTTCTGTTCGATGATGTGCGCACGACGGGTGCAACGCTCGCCGATGCGGCGGGGACACTCGAGCGTAGCGGCCTGTGCGTCTCCGAAGCACTGACGCTCGCGTGGGCACCAAGGGAGAACTCGTGAAAGCGATCTGGAACGGCAAGGTCGTCGCCGAAAGCAACGATACGGTCGAAGTCGAGGGGAATCAGTATTTTCCGCGCACGTCGGTCAAAAGCGACTATCTCAAAGAATCACCGACGCACACGACCTGTCCGTGGAAGGGCGTTGCGAGCTATTACACGCTCGACGTCGACGGAAAGCAGAATGAAGACGCCGTGTGGTACTATCCGACGCCGAAAGACGAAGCAAAAATGGTTACCGATCGCGTCGCGTTTTGGCGCGGCGTCGAGGTTGTGCCGTAGCCTTCAATCCGTATCTTGCGCGAGCATGCGAACTCGCGCAGCGCGGCCTCGGTAGTACCTCACCGAATCCGCCCGTCGGTGCCGTCATCGTGCGCGACGGCATGACGCTCGGCGAAGGCTATCATCACGTTCGTGGTGCGCCGCACGCCGAGGTCGAGGCGCTCGCGGCCGCACGTGCCGCCGGTTGCGACGTGCGTGGAGCAACGCTCTACGTTTCGCTGGAGCCATGTAACCATCAGGGCGCAACGCCGCCCTGCACGGATGCGATCGTCGCGGCCGGAATCGCGCGCGTTACGATCGGCGCCGCAGATCCGAATCCGAAAACGAATCGTGCGGGCATCGAGCGCTTGCGCGCGAGCGGCATCGACGTCGCGCTTGTCGAGGATACATGGTCACGCGAGCTGATCGAGCAATTTCGCGTGTCGATTCGTTCACCGCGTCCGTACGTTACGCTCAAAATGGCCGCGTCGCTGGACGGATATGTTGCGCCTAAAGCCGGCTCGCACTGGTTGACCGGACCGCAAGCGCGTGAGCGCGTTCGCGAGCTGCGTTTTTGGCATGATGCGGTCATGGTCGGAGCCGGCACGGCGCGCGTCGACGATCCGCAGCTCACCGTTCGTCCGCCGCACGCACGCATGCATCCCTACGTGCGCGTCATCGTTTGCGAGGAGCACGCGATTCCATCGAGCTCGCGCGTCTTTCTCGGGGAACAAGGATATACGCGCACGATTCTGCTTGCGCCGTCCGGTGCTCGTAACGAATTCGGCGAGCTCGAAAGCCGCGCCGAATGCATTTTCGTCGGGCCAAAGAACGCGGGGCGGCTCGATATCGGTGAAGGCCTCGTCGCCTTGAAGGCTGCGGGGATCTCGAGCGTCCTATGCGAGGGTGGACCGACGTTCGCCGCGTTGCTGCTTGCGGGGGGGTTCGTTGACCGGCTGGTGTGGCTCGTCGCGCCGGTGTTCTTGCGGAATCCGCAAGCCGTCCCCGCCCTGGCCGGAGACGTCGCTGGGAAGCTCGACGACTGGCGTTTCGAGAGCGTCGAGCGTTGTGGAGACGATTTGCTCTTGACGGCGAAACTAAGCCCCGATGTTTAGCGGATTAATTGGATTTCGCGGTACCGTCGTTGCAAACGAGGATCGTCATGGTGGCCGCCATCTCGTCATTTCGGCTCCTGAGGCGATCGCGGACGGGATCGAGCCCAAAGACTCGGTTGCCATAAATGGCGTCTGCCTCACGGCGACCTCGGTCGGGAAAGAGCGGATCGCGTTCGATATCGTCCCTGAGACCGTCGGGCGCACGACACTGAGCACCCTGCACGAGGGCGACCGCGTCAACGTGGAGCTTTCGCTCAAGATGGGTGACCGTCTGGGCGGACACTTCGTCTACGGCCACGTCGATGCAGTGGCGCAGATCCTCGAACGCCGGCCCGAGGGCCAGGGCGAACGCATCGTTATCGCGACGCCGCCGTCCCTGGCGCGCTACATTATCGAGAAGGGCTACGTCGCGATCGACGGCGTCTCACTGACGATCGCCGCGGTCGATCAGAACCGCTTCGAGATCGCGCTGATCCCGGAGACCGCCGCCCGCACCACCCTCGGTAGCCGGCCGGCCGGCAAGCACGTCAACGTCGAGGTCGACCCGATCGCGCGCTACGCCCTCGGCGAAGCGCCCCTGCCCAGCCTTACGGGTTGAGGACCGCGTGTCATCCCGAGCGTAGGCGCGCATAGCGCGCCGTAGTCGAGGGACCGGCCACATCTCAAGCATATAAACTTGACAACTGTTAAGTCCAGGCATAGCCTGGGCTCGTGGGACAACGTTTCGCAGAAGATCTGAACGAGGCCATGAAGGCAGCCGGTCTGACGGCTGCCGAGCTGGCTGAACGAAGCGGCCTAACCGAGGCCGCGATCTCGCTCTTGCGTGCCGGCCGTCGCTCGCCGACGCTCGATTCGGCGCGCCGGCTTTCTTCGGTACTGCCGGCTCTCGCCGAGCGGCTGCGTTCCGACATGGACACGCCGAACCCGTTCGACGCGATCGAATCCGCAATCGCCGACGTCCGGGCCGGCAAGATGGTCGTCGTCCTCGATGACGAGGATCGTGAAAACGAAGGCGATCTCGTTATGGCCGCGCAGCTCGTGACCGCTGACGCGATCAACTTCATGCGCAAAGAAGGCGGTGGACTGATCTGCGTGCCGATGCTCGGCGAACGGCTCGACGAGCTTCACATTCCGCCGATGGTCCGCGAAAATTCATCGCTGCACGAAACGGCCTTCTCAGTGTCCGTCGAAGCGCGGGGACGCACGACGACCGGGATCTCCGCGCAGGATCGCGCTGCGACGATTCAAGCGCTGCTGGATCCGACGTCGCGGTCGACGGATTTCTTGCGTCCCGGTCACACCTTTCCGTTACGTGCACGCGACGGCGGAGTGCTGGTACGCGTCGGGCAAACCGAAGCCGCGGTCGACCTTGCCCGGCTTGCGAATTTGTATCCCGCGGGCGTCATCTGCGAGATCATGGATGATGACGGAACGATGATGCGGCTACCGGCGTTAAAAGAGTTCGCGAAGAAGCACCAGCTCAAACTGATCACGGTCAAAGATCTGATTGCGTACCGCATGCGCACGGAAAAATTGGTCGAGCGTATTGCAGAATTCGATCTCCCGACGCCGTTCGGTGTTTTTCGCGGATATGCGTACGAAAGTAAGATCGATGGGATCGCGCACGTCGCACTCGTCATGGGCGACGTCGGCGACGGAAAAGACATTCTGGTACGCGTGCATTCGGAGTGCTTGACCGGCGATGCGCTGCACTCGATTCGATGCGATTGCGGCGCGCAGCGCGATGCGGCGCTCGAAAAGATCGCGAAAGCAAAACGCGGCGTTTTTCTCTACCTTCACCAGGAAGGCCGTGGAATCGGACTTGCCAACAAGCTGCGCGCGTACGCGTTGCAGGACGGCGGCGCCGATACGGTCGAGGCGAATCTCGCGCTCGGGCTTCCCGTCGACAAACGCGACTACGGCATCGGCTCGCAGATCCTCAACGATCTGGGTGTACGTGAGATGAAGCTGCTTACGAACAACCCGAAGAAAATCGCGGGGCTCGAAGGCTATGGCTTGCGCATCCTCGAGTGGATTCCGCTCATGACGGAGCCGACGGAATTCAACGCGCGCTACCTCGATACGAAACGCGAGAAGATGGGACACGTCTTCACCGCGTGAAAATCGAAGAGCGCAATACCAAATCGCTGCCGCAAATCAGCGGAAAACGCATTGCTCTGCTGGTCGCGCGCTTCTACGACGATCTTGCAGCGCAGCTCGAAGGCGGCGCTCAACGTGCGCTGGCAGCCTGCGGCGTCGATGCAACCGACGTCGTGACATACGACCTTCCCGGCTGCTTTGAGATTCCACTCGCGGCGAAGCTCGCGTTCGAGCGCGGTTTCGATGCGTGTGTTGCACTAGGCGTTGTCATTCGCGGCGAGACGCCGCACTTCGATTACGTCGCCGGGGAATGTGCGCGCGGGATCATGGACGCTCAGCTCGCCGCCGGCAAGCCGATCGGCTTCGGAATCCTGACGACGAACACGCGCGAGCAAGCCGAAGAGCGCGCGGATCCCGAGCGTGGCGACAAGGGTTTCGAGGCCGCCGTGGCCGCTGCGACCCTCCTGGCGCTCCCGGCCGCCTAGTTCCCAAGAAAAGGCCTGTTTGCCCGGGGAGCTTTCTTGCCAATCCCCTGGGCCCTCGCTTATACTGCTGGCCTACGGTATGAAACCGGGGGTCCTATCTTTTGCCCGGACAGGGGCAAAGCGGCGGCAACTCGGCGGTCCGGGAGGTTCTGGTGGAAGACAAAAGTATCGCGTGCAAGGACTGTGGGGTCAATTTCACTTTCACGGTTCGTGAACAGCAATTCTACGTCGAAAAGGGTTTCGAGAACGAACCACAGCGTTGCAGGGATTGCCGAAACGCAAGGAAGGCCCAGCGAGCGCAGGGCGGCACCGGTGGCGGTGGCGGACCCCGCGAGATGTTCGAGGCGGTGTGCGCCTCGTGCGGAATCAATACGACCGTACCATTTAAGCCACGAGGTGATCGTCCGGTCTATTGCCGCACCTGCTACACGGCGAACGCGCCGCAGCCCGTAAGGGCCTAACATCCGACGTTCCCGTCGCTTGGGACGGGGATGGAATTGAGTTCATCGATCAACGCGCGCTTCCGCGCGAGTTCGTCGTGCTCAAAGCGCGCAACGTCGATGAAGTCGTCGATGCGATAGCGACGCTTGGCGTCCGCGGCGCACCGGCGATTGGCGTCTTTGGTGCGTACGGCTGCGCGCTTGCGGCGCAAGAGCACAACGGGACCGAGCTGGAGCGGGCCTTCGCCCGTATCCGCGATGCGCGCCCGACTGCAGTCAATCTCGCGTGGGCGGTCGATCGCGTGCGTGCCCGCGCTGACGGTGACTATCTGGCCGAGGCGCGCGTGATTCACGAGGAGCAAATCGAGATCGACCGGCTCATCGGCGAATCGGCGATCGAGCTGTTCCCGAGCAGCGGCAACATACTGACGCACTGCAATACCGGGCCGCTCGCGACAGCCGGAGGCGGAACGGCGCTCGGCGCCATCGTCGCCGCCTATCGCAGCGGAAAGTCGATTGCGGTCTTCGCCTGCGAAACGCGGCCGCTGCTGCAAGGCGCGCGTTTGACGATGTACGAGCTTGGCCAAGCCGGCGTTCCGGCGACCTTGATCGTCGACGGGGCGGCCGCGATTACGATGCAACAGAAAGATATTCAGCTCGTCATCGTCGGCGCGGACCGTATCGCGCGCAACGGCGACGTCGCGAACAAGATCGGCACGTACGCGCATGCGATTGCGGCTGCACATCACGGCATTCCCTTCTACGTCGCGGCACCGCGCTCGACGTTCGATTTCTCACTCGCATCCGGCGACGCAATTCCGATCGAGGAACGCCGCGCCGAAGAAGTGCGCATCTCCGAGGCCGACAAAGTCTACAATCCCGCCTTCGACGTCACGCCGGGCCGATTAGTCACAGCGTTCATCACGGAGTACGGCGTCATCCGGCCACCGTATTTCGATAGCATCACGGATATTGAAACGCGCCCGAACTTCTTGGCGGCGAGGCGCCATTAAGTACTACGAATTCGTCGACCGCTCTCCGAAGGTCGGGACGCTGGTCGTCGTCGACGGAAACGAACGGCTTTTCGCCGAGCGTGCGATCAACGCGATCGTCGACAAGCTGCTTCCGGGTGCCGAACGCGATCTGAATCTTGAAACGTTTACCCCGGAAACGTTCGATAGCGGACGACTCGAAGGCGCCGTGCAGGGCATGCCGTTTCTGGCCGAACGCCGCGTCGTCGTGGCACGCGATCTCGGCGCACTGCGTGTTGCAGACCGTCGCGTCGTTTGGGATATCGCGCAGAAGGTCCCCGAAGGCAATACGCTTTTGCTCGAAGATCTCGATGTCGTGCGGCGTGGCGCAAAACCCGAAAGCTTTGCAACGCTTGCGGGTCGCCACGCATTGCGCATCGATACGACCCCAAACGGCGACGCGCGCGTCCGCTTTATCGAGGAGACGCTCGAAGAACTCAAGATGACCGCCGAGCCGCGCGTCGTCGCAACGCTGGCGGCAAGCGAAGCCGACCTCGGCTCGGTGCGCACCGATCTCGAAAAACTTGCGCTTCTCGGCTCGAAGATCACTTTCGCGCAGCTCGAAGCCGAGACGCTCACGACCGTCGAACCGAAAGCCTGGCAGTACGCGGCCGCACTCGTCGAAGGTCGCGCTCGCGAAGCGCTTGCGATTGCGGTCGAACTCTTCGAGCGCGACTCACGCGGCGCCGCAATTCCATTGCTTGGCGCGCTTGCCGCCGAGTACGATTTGATTTGGCAAGTCGTTCGCGGTGCGGAATTGGAACCGCGCGTCCGATGGCGGGCCGGGAAGCTGGCGCCGCTTGCACGGCGCTTGGGCGAACGGCGCGCACGGCGCGGATTCGATCTTGCGGTGCGCGGGTTCGAAATGATCGTGACGGGACAAGCGGATGATCCACGCACGGTCGTCGAACTGGTCACCGCGGAAGCCGCAAAACTGTGAATCACGAATCATACACCTCACCGTTCGCATGGCGCTATGGACGCGAAGAGCTGCGCAAACTCTTTGGCGAGCGCGAACGGCGCCGGCTCTGGCGCGCAGTGTGGGTGGCGCTCGCGGAGTCGCAGATGCGAAGCGGGCTCGTGACGGAAGAAGAGCTGGCCGACATCAAAGCGCACGCAAACGATATCGACATCGATGCGGCGCTCGCGATCGAGCGCGAAATCGGCCACGATCTGATGGCCGAAATCCGCGTCTTCTCATCGCAGGCGACGGTCGGTGGCGGCAAGATTCACTTGGGCGCAACGTCGATGGACGTCGAGGACACCGTCGAGATGTTCCGAGTGCGCAAAGCGCTGGACGTCATCCTGCCGTCGATCGATCAGCTCTTGCTCGTCTTCGCCGAATCGATCGCGCGCTGGTCGCGGCTCGTCTGCATGGGATACACTCACGTGCAGCCGGCCGAACCGACGACCGTCGGATATCGGTTGGCGCTCTATGCGCAAGACGTACTCCTCGATCGTGCCCACCTGCACTTCGTTTGTGACAATCTCACGGCCAAGGGCATTCGTGGCGCCGTTGGGACGTCGGCCGCATATGCCGACTTGCTTGCCGGCGGCACGCGTACAGCGCGGCAACAAGAAGAAGAAGTCCTAAGCGCGTTCAATCTGCGGGCCGGCGAAGTCAGCTCGCAAACGTATCCGCGCAAGCTCGACTATTTACTACTCTCCGCGCTGGCCGGCCTGGGCGCATCGCTTTCGAAATTTGCGCTCGACGTGCGCATCCTCTCGTCACCCGCGATCGGCGAGATGTTCGAACCGTTCGGCGAACGCCAGGTCGGCAGCTCGGCGATGCCGTTCAAACGCAATCCGATTCTCTCCGAGCGGATCGGTTCGCTCGCACGGCTGCTGCCGGCCTACGCCGACGTGGCGTTCGCGAATGCGGCAACGAACATGCTCGAACGAACGCTCGACGACAGCGCGAACCGTCGCACGATTCTGCCGGAGGCGCTGCTCTGCACCGACGAGATCGTCGGCCTCGCAATCCGGGTCGCGCGTGGTCTGCGCCTCGACGAAGGTCGCATCTCGCAGAATCTGCGGACGTTCGGCCCCTTCGCCGGAACCGAAACGGTGATGATGATTGCGGCCAAGGCCGGTGCGAACCGCCAAGACCTGCACGAAGTAATCCGGCGCGCGTCGATGCAGGCGTGGGAGGCAATCGCGCGCGGCGAGGTCAACCCGTTGGCACGCAACCTCGCCGATGACGAGTCTATTTCGCAGTATGTCGACCCTGCGGAGATTCGTTCGCGGCTCGACCCCAGCACACACGTCGGAGACGCAGCGGAGCGGGCCGAAAACCTCGCAAAACAAATTGTGGAGACGATAGCAACACCGTGAACAAAGGGCTGGAGATCACCCGCGGCAAGACCAAGGCGCTCTTCGAGTCGCCCGAGCAGCCGGACGTCGCGATCATGAAAAGCATGGACAGCATCACGGCCGGTGACGGCGCGCGGCGCAACGTGATCGAAGGCAAGGGCCGCTTGGCTTCACAGACGACGGCCCGCGTGTTCCGCTTGCTGAACTTGTGCGGTTTCCCGACGCACTATATCTCCGGCGGAGAGGACGACGACGAGAATGAGATTCTCGTGCGGCGTTGTCAGATGATTCCGCTCGAAGTCGTCGTGCGCGGCGTCGCCGCCGGCTCGTATGTGAAGCGCAAAGGGATGGCGCGCGGGACACTGCTCTTGCCGCGCGTCCTCGAGTTCTTCATTAAAGACGATGCGAACCACGATCCACTGATCGAGCCTGAAGAGATTGTCGCCCGCGGCGTCGCGGCTCCGGGTGAGATTGCTGCAATGGGCGAGATCGCACGCATGGTCTTCGAGGTGCTAGCGCACGCATGGCGCCGCCGCGACGTACTCTTGATCGACCTCAAGATCGAGTTCGGACGATTGCTGAGCGGCGAAGGAAAAGGCTCGCTCGTGATCGCGGACGTCGTCGACAACGATGCGTGGCGCATTTGGCCGCAAGGCCGCGAAGAGATGATGCTCGACAAGCAGATGTACCGGAATCTGCAGGCCGTTACGCCCGAAGCGCTGGATCAGGTTCGCACCGCGTACGAGAAAGTCGCCGATATCGTCGGCTCGTTCCCGCAAATGCGGACCGGAATGGTCGCGCTATTCGCCGAGGATCAACGTCATCTGGACGCTGCCGGCGACGTGATGCGTCACGTTCAAGGCTACGGACTTCCGCTGGGACGTCACGTTGCTTCGAGCGCCGTCACGCCGCAGTATGTCGTGCAAATCGTGCAGCAACTGGATGCGACGTTCGCGCGACTGGTCTACGTGAGCAACGGACCTCCGGGACTGAATGCGATGATGAACGGCGCGACGACGAATCTCGTCGTCGATGCGACGAACCAATCGCCGGATGTCGTAGCGCAGAGCGTCGCTAAAGCCTTTGCGCTTGACGATACGGTGCTCTTTGGTCGCGTGATGCTCACGCAAGCCAATATGCGTTCGGCGTTGCTGCAGCTCGATGCGCAGCTCAACCAACCGCAGGCGACGCCTCCGGGCGCTGCGATTGCTTGACGTAAACGATCACGCCCTGCCCCTGGCGCTCTCGCCGGATGAACGCGAGCGCGTCAAACGCGGTCTAGGCCGCGAGCCTAGCGTCGTCGAGTGGTTCGCATTCGATGCGCAATGGAGCGAGCATTGCTCGTATAAGTCGAGCCGTCCGTTCTTGCGCCGTTTGCCGACAAGCGGGGACGCGGTCATCATCGGTCCCGGTGAGGATGCGGGCGTCGTCCGTCTGGGAGAGCACGAAGGCAAAACGTACGCCGTCGTCGTCGCGCATGAATCGCACAATCATCCTTCGCAAGTCGTCCCGTTCGAGGGCGCGGCGACGGGAATCGGGGGGATCGTCCGTGACGTGCTGTGTATGGGTGCGCAGCTGATCGGCGTCGCCGACCCGCTGCGTTTCGGCACGAGCAAAGAATCGCGCGCGATCGCGCAAGGCGTCGTCGACGGCGTTGCATCCTACGGCAATGCGATCGGGATTCCGAACGTTGGCGGTGACGTTTACTTCGACAATCGCTTTGATGACAACGTGCTCGTCAACGTCGTGGCGCTCGGGATCGTTGAGGAGAGCGCAATTATCCATTCAAGCGCGCCGCGCGAGAGTATTGGTTGGGACATCGTCCTGGTCGGAAAAGCAACGGATCGCAGCGGCTTCGGCGGTGCATCGTTTAGCTCGTTGCAGCTTGACGCTGCTGATGCGGAAGCCAACAAGGGCGCCGTGCAAGTACCGGACGCGTTTCTCAAGAGCGTCTTGATGCGCGCGAGCTATCGCGTCTTTGAGGTGCTGCGGGAAGAAGGGCTCGAGGTAGCATTCAAAGATCTTGGCGCGGGCGGCGTGATGGGCTGCAGCGCAGAGATTGTTGCGTCCGGTGGACTCGGTGCGCGCATCGAGCTCGACAAGGTTCCGCTCGCGGAGTCAAATCTGCCGCCGGCGGTTATTACGGTGGGTGAGACGCAGGAGCGCATGTGTTGGGTCGTTCCCCCGTCGTTCACGCCGCGCTTGCTCGCGATCTATAACGAAGAGTTCGATCTGCCCGGGGTCGCACGCGGTGCGCAAGCCGCGCGAATTGGCACGGTCACGCAAGAAAAACGTTACGTCGCGACCTATGGCGGTGAGACTGTCATGGACGTCGACATCGAGTTTCTCACTGGCGGCATCTTGCACGATCGCCCTTTCGAGCTGCCACAGGCGCCAAAGGGGAACGCGGTCGTTCGGGATGTCGATCTCGCCGAAGCGTTACCGCGGATTCTTGCGGATCATGACGTGTGTTCGCGCTCGCCGATCTTCGAACGCTACGACGGCGTCGTTCGCGGCACGACGGCAATTCCGCGCGGTTACGCCGATGCCGGCGTCGTCGTTCCCGTCCCCGGCGCGCCACTCGGTGTCGCGCTCGGTTTAGGCGGCAATCCCCGCTACGGCGCGCTCGATCCGAAACGTGCGGCGGGCCAAGCCGTCGTCGAAAGCGCTCGCAACGTCGCAGCGGTCGGCGCGCGTCCGGTTGCGCTCACGGATTGCTTGAATTTCGGCGACGCCGACGATCCACATCAGTTCGGTGAGTTCGTTGCGGCTATTGAGGGTCTCGCGCAAGCAGCAACGGCGCTGGACCTCCCATTCATTTCCGGCAATGTCAGCCTCTACAACACGAGCGCGAACGGAAAGGCGGTTCCCGCATCGCCGATCGTCGCGTGCATCGGCGCGATCGCGGACATCTCGAAGATCGCTTCGCCGGCGCTTAAAGCCAAAGGCTCGTCCTTATATTTGCTCGGTCCGCGTCAGGACGCGCTTGGTGCTTCGATCGTTTCGCGCATCGTCGGCGGCGATCTCGAACCGATGCCGGAACTCGATTTCGACGAAGCGCATCGCGAAATTGCGCTGTTGCTCGATGCCTACGCGAAGCGCGTTATTCTAGGTGCCCACGACATCTCGGATGGGGGTCTCGCGGTGGTGGTATGTGAGATGGCGTTCGGAGCACGCCGGCGCGGGTTAGGTGCGCGCATCGACGCGTCTGACCTATGGGCCAAAGAAATTGGAACCGCGGGTGCATGGTTCGGTGAGACGGGCGGATTCGTCGTAGAGGTCGCCGATGTTGCGGCTTGGGGGAAGCTCGCGCGTGCGCACGATCTTAGGCCGGCTCGTATCGGCGAAGTCACCGATGACTCGCGCATCCATCTCGGAGAGACGTCGTTCGATGCCATGACGCTGTTCGAAGTCTGGGCTGCACCGCTGCGCGGCTTCTACGATGCCTCGGAGGAGGCGCCGTGAAGCCGAAGGTCGTCGTCTA of the Candidatus Baltobacteraceae bacterium genome contains:
- the purL gene encoding phosphoribosylformylglycinamidine synthase subunit PurL, giving the protein MRSSTNRRRRLRALRLLDVNDHALPLALSPDERERVKRGLGREPSVVEWFAFDAQWSEHCSYKSSRPFLRRLPTSGDAVIIGPGEDAGVVRLGEHEGKTYAVVVAHESHNHPSQVVPFEGAATGIGGIVRDVLCMGAQLIGVADPLRFGTSKESRAIAQGVVDGVASYGNAIGIPNVGGDVYFDNRFDDNVLVNVVALGIVEESAIIHSSAPRESIGWDIVLVGKATDRSGFGGASFSSLQLDAADAEANKGAVQVPDAFLKSVLMRASYRVFEVLREEGLEVAFKDLGAGGVMGCSAEIVASGGLGARIELDKVPLAESNLPPAVITVGETQERMCWVVPPSFTPRLLAIYNEEFDLPGVARGAQAARIGTVTQEKRYVATYGGETVMDVDIEFLTGGILHDRPFELPQAPKGNAVVRDVDLAEALPRILADHDVCSRSPIFERYDGVVRGTTAIPRGYADAGVVVPVPGAPLGVALGLGGNPRYGALDPKRAAGQAVVESARNVAAVGARPVALTDCLNFGDADDPHQFGEFVAAIEGLAQAATALDLPFISGNVSLYNTSANGKAVPASPIVACIGAIADISKIASPALKAKGSSLYLLGPRQDALGASIVSRIVGGDLEPMPELDFDEAHREIALLLDAYAKRVILGAHDISDGGLAVVVCEMAFGARRRGLGARIDASDLWAKEIGTAGAWFGETGGFVVEVADVAAWGKLARAHDLRPARIGEVTDDSRIHLGETSFDAMTLFEVWAAPLRGFYDASEEAP